A genomic window from Salvia miltiorrhiza cultivar Shanhuang (shh) chromosome 5, IMPLAD_Smil_shh, whole genome shotgun sequence includes:
- the LOC130986044 gene encoding probable BOI-related E3 ubiquitin-protein ligase 3: protein MAVEARHLNLFPPQILGNRGLMINGVEGIGNAYAAPAGFGMLPPLSGTTTATETMGPMYCSAITETVLAKTSAIKSDSGLTYAAVPVSRKRSRDAINPMMSSSLPTANNRRGSLTFLGEDFSLHFQQQQLEMDRFITQHTEKVRIEIEERRKKYARRIAAAVQENILKKLKAKEEEVEKIGKMNCALEERVKSLCVENQIWRDLAQANEATANALRCNLEQVLAQVQDEQQEQGGDDGQSCCGSNYEEEDGRMCRSCGKEESCVLLLPCRHLCLCTVCGSSLHTCPVCSSTKTASVHVNRSAS, encoded by the exons ATGGCCGTCGAAGCTCGCCATCTCAATCTCTTTCCTCCGCAGATTCTCGGCAATAG AGGGCTGATGATCAACGGTGTGGAAGGCATTGGAAACGCGTACGCCGCGCCGGCCGGATTCGGAATGCTGCCTCCCTTGTCGGGGACCACGACGGCGACCGAGACTATGGGCCCCATGTACTGTTCGGCGATTACAGAAACCGTCCTCGCCAAAACGTCCGCGATTAAGTCCGACAGCGGCCTCACGTACGCCGCCGTCCCGGTCTCCAGGAAGCGATCCAGAGACGCGATCAATCCTATGATGTCTTCGTCGCTGCCCACCGCGAATAACCGTCGCGGTTCCCTCACTTTTCTCGGCGAAGATTTCTCCCTCCACTTCCAGCAGCAGCAGTTGGAGATGGATCGTTTCATCACGCAACAC ACAGAAAAGGTGCGAATTGAAATCGAGGAGAGGCGGAAGAAATACGCGCGGCGGATCGCAGCGGCTGTGCAAGAGAACATATTGAAGAAACTGAAAGCGAAGGAAGAAGAGGTGGAGAAGATCGGGAAAATGAACTGCGCGCTGGAAGAGCGAGTTAAGTCTCTGTGCGTGGAGAATCAGATATGGAGAGATTTGGCTCAAGCGAACGAGGCGACCGCGAATGCGCTGAGATGCAATCTGGAGCAAGTCCTGGCGCAGGTACAAGACGAGCAGCAGGAGCAGGGCGGCGACGACGGGCAGTCGTGCTGCGGCAGCAACTACGAAGAGGAGGACGGCAGAATGTGCCGGAGCTGCGGGAAAGAGGAGTCATGCGTGCTGCTCCTGCCGTGCCGGCATCTCTGCCTCTGCACGGTGTGCGGCTCGTCTCTCCATACCTGCCCCGTTTGCAGCTCCACTAAAACCGCCAGCGTTCACGTTAATCGCTCCGCCTCTTGA